Proteins from one Camelina sativa cultivar DH55 chromosome 8, Cs, whole genome shotgun sequence genomic window:
- the LOC104709390 gene encoding uncharacterized protein LOC104709390, translating to MVIADEEGLSFVSDRHTSIAKSIGNIYPLDKHGICIHHLISNVITYNKGRGVAGMVAKASKAYRVAEFEKEFALINNISPAIGSYLEEADVRKWARCHFPDYRYDINTNNAAESINAALRSPREYPIIHLLDSIREMMTHWFYESRELSAKQKNPLTVEVEKKISRRIEKGKFMNGYPMSRSMLQVKGNGVDYIVDLERRTCSCGKFSIGKFPCRHAIKGAFDIGKDLYPYADDVYTATAWRSQYEETINPIGVPEEEC from the coding sequence atggttatagctgatgaagaaggtttATCATTTGTGTCAGATAGACATACATCGATTGCTAAATCAATTGGAAACATCTACCCATTGGATAAACATGGTATTTGCATCCACCACTTGATTAGTAATGTGATAACATATAATAAGGGCAGAGGTGTCGCTGGTATGGTtgcaaaagcatcaaaagcttatagagttgctgagtttgagaaagagtttgCGCTAATTAACAATATTAGTCCTGCTATTGGAAGTTATCTAGAGGAAGCCGATGTGAGAAAATGGGCTCGCTGTCATTTTCCGGATTATAGATATGACATTAACACCAACAATGCGGCTGAGTCAATCAATGCAGCTTTGAGGTCACCCAGAGAGTATCCAATAATTCATTTGTTAGACAGCATCAGAGAAATGATGACACACTGGTTTTATGAGAGTAGAGAGTTAAGTGCAAAGCAAAAAAATCCTTTAACTGTTGAGGTggagaaaaagatttcaagaagaatagagaaaggTAAATTCATGAACGGTTATCCGATGAGCAGATCCATGTTGCAGGTTAAAGGTAATGGAGTAGATTACATTGTTGACTTAGAAAGAAGGACTTGTTCATGTGGAAAGTTCAGCATAGGAAAATTCCCTTGTAGACATGCTATAAAAGGAGCTTTTGATATAGGCAAGGATCTATATCCTTATGCTGATGATGTGTATACCGCTACCGCATGGAGATCGCAATATGAGGAAACTATCAATCCAATAGGTGTTCCTGAAGAAGAATGTTGA
- the LOC104709391 gene encoding uncharacterized protein LOC104709391, with protein sequence MSLLFYFLLFLYLHHNFFSFVNSRDLRLASVDIGHVSTISKPESIIGYGRKTPKLAIFIRKGGGGKGGGGRSGGIKGRGGGGEYARQSHGGYPFFVASSHHHANPSSGSRYVIGRPGCGWLGLLSVLAGFVLIS encoded by the coding sequence ATGTCGttgcttttctattttctcttgtttctctatttgcatcacaactttttttcctttgtaaacTCACGAGATTTACGTCTAGCCTCCGTCGATATAGGCCATGTTTCCACCATATCCAAACCAGAAAGTATTATTGGCTATGGAAGAAAGACACCGAAACTAGCAATTTTTATTCGAAAAGGTGGTGGCGGTAAGGGAGGAGGAGGACGCAGTGGTGGTATcaaaggaagaggaggaggaggagaatatGCAAGGCAATCTCACGGCGGGTACCCGTTTTTTGTGGCTTCGTCGCACCACCATGCTAATCCATCGAGCGGTAGCCGGTATGTTATTGGAAGGCCAGGGTGTGGCTGGTTGGGTTTATTATCCGTTTTAGCcggatttgttttgatttcataG